The sequence GTCCACCCTGGGGGTCTTGACCGTGTTCCTCTCTCCGCCGCTAACTAAACCCTGTGAACCCCTCAACTCCCAGAATCCTACCACTTGGGGGCCTCACCAGGCTGTCCCTTCTGAGACTCTTGAACCTCAAGACTCCCCAGACCCCCCAGTCCTGACAGAACAGCTTGGAAAAGTACTAGGTTGGGAGTCCCCAGGCCTGGGGCCCAGAACAGGATCTGCTAATACCtggccaccctcccccacccaggctgCAGTTTCTCACTTGTGTAAAAGTCAAAAGTTGGACCTTGTGCCCTCCAAAGCCCATTTCAGGGCTGACAGCTGTCACTGCTTCTTCTTTGCCCCTTAGCATGCGCTGTGAGTAGGGGGGGGGGCGGAGAGGCGGCTGGACCAGGAGCACCCACCACCGCCATGTGTTTAGAGGCAAGCTGGAGGCTTAGGAGGGCCTGAGAGAGAAGCAGCAGGGGTGAGGCGTGGGCAGAGCTAAGGCTGGGTAGGGGGCAAGTTCCTGGTCCTAGGCTGAGGAGGACATCTCAGCCTGCTGGAAGAGCAgccatcctccccccccccccccatctcttcTCTGCCCTTCTGTGGTCCTTTTTGCAAAGATGCTTCATCTCAGCGAGACATTCTCGCTCAACGTGCAACAGAGTACACAGGATCAGACCGATGGGACTTGGGGGTCTCACCTCGAACACCACTTGTCACAAACTGTGACACCTTGAGCGAGTTATTTCACTCTCCGGAGTCCGGAAAGGGAGGGTCCCAACGTCCACGCTTCCAGTGTTGGGATAAAACGAGACACTGAAAGCATCTGATGGGCATAAGTTCTCTGCCCCCATACCCCCGTGAAGCATTCTCCCCAAGCCCTCCCACCAGCCCTGTTCAGACAAAAGGGGGCCAGTCTTATGTCTGGGGAAGCTTAATGGCAGGGTCGGGACCATCAAGTTTGAGTCATGGAGACAGATAATGATAACCCCGTGTCTGCCTCTGAGGCTGCTGTGTATACACCTTGCTCTGTGGGTGCACCCTCTGGGCCATCTGCTGGGGACCCTGAGTGTCTCTGCCTTCTCGCCTTTGATTGTGGACCTGGGATGGCCAGTGGTGGAGGCTCTACTATTGTGAGACCGGTCCTGAAGGGTGGCAGGGACTCAGGGGCAGGAAGTTGGTCCCTGCCCATCTGTGTGGCATTTCTGCTAAGTTTGCATTCTTAGGTGAAGCAGCTCCAAGCAGTGCCCCTCTCAGGGCAggtggccaggacagggagaacaGTGGGTGGCCAGAACGGGAAGAGGGTGTATCGTTACCTCCCTGGTCCTGGGTCTCCCCTCAGCTTAGTACACACTTGCACTTTGTACACACATGCACTGATGTGCACGCTCCAGAATGCCCACAGGGTGTCGCTTTTGGTGGCTGCAATTTGGCCCCTGGGGGGCTGTTGAGCTGCCCTGTGTGTGTTGCTATCAGATTCCCTGGTGTCTGAGCCTGTGATGCACTGGAGGCATCTTTACGTGGCTTGCTGTTTAGAATAGGGTGTGAAACTGAGTGCTAGGGATGGGCCACTGGGTGAGGGATCCTGTGCTCTGTCTGGGCACCCCCTTGCCTGTGCCTGCTGCTGGGTGAGTCAGGACCTGAGTCAGGGGGcccccagaggctgggtgtgggcAGGCATGTCCCTGTCCCTTGCATGCTATCCCTGGTACTGAGGCGGGAACCTCTGATGGGATTAAGGCATGTGGCGGGCTGCCCTGAATTCAGCCTGGTAGGCGGGGTCTGCATCCTATATTCCCGCCCACTTCCATCTTGTCCTCACTCAGGAGTAATCCTAAGGCCTCCAAGGGTTGCGGGGATCAAAAAGGAGGGGCATGGAGGTGTCAGAGTGACTAGCTGAGGTGTGGCACAGGGGCCAggtcccgcccccccccccccccccccgccaggagATGGGTGGGAGGCTGGAGGACCTGCTGGTGGCCCAGATGCCTCCCTTCTTTGCCCAGCCTGTGCCCAACAGCAGGCTATCAGGTTGAGGACCAAAGGCCTCAGGAAATCTGCATGCTATACAACAGGGGCTTTATGTGTGGGAGCATGGATGCTGGAGGCGGGGCAGACCGGCCTAGGAGCCCCCTTGGAGGCACTGGGGGCCTTGCTGCCTCCCTTTCCTTCCACCCCTCCAGCCTCAGGGGTGGGGAAAAGGCTCCTGACTGCCTGTCTGGAAGGGTGCCATCCCAGCTCATGGCCCACGCCCCCGTGTGACTTGTGCCTGGTTGTCTGTATCTGGAATAATGATACCTTGGTCTAAAATGAAACCCAGGGACAGACAGAGTGGGCTGGCCGCCCAGGAGCCTGGAAGCCCAGCCCCGTGCCCGTCGTAGGTGTCACCCTGGCTCTCTCCAAGTTTTCCATTTCCTGATCCTCTGCCTCTCGCCCCTCCTCAcgccccctgcccctgcctctcaGAGGCCAGGTCTCTATTTTCTGCCACAAATCCTAGGCACTTGCCCTATTAAAAACCCAGGTGTCCTAGTCacttccaccaccacccccccacccccagggctgacCAGCTTTCTGCTTCGCCACTCCCTGCCCCTGGGGCCCGTAACCAGAGCCAGGCTCCAGCCGGCTTTTCCGGTTGGAGGTTGGAGGTGGTGCCCAGAGCGCccctgaagggggtggggggctcacgCCCCGGAAGTCCGTCTCGGACTCTCTCTGGTCCAGTGGGGAGGGAGCCAGGGCTGGCCGCCTGGATACCCGGTGTCTGGAGTCAGAGAAGCAGAGCTAAGTGTTTCGGATTGGTGTCAAGGGTGGGAGGAGATGCCTGGGCTTCGGGAGAAGGCCACACGGGCAGGCTGTGGGACGGCAGCCCCGTGGACCGCCCCTCCCGAGCTCTGAGAGGGCAAGCAGAGTCCCATCGGGGCAGGGGTCCCAGGGAGCAGAGGTGGTGAGGACGGTAGTTGCTTGGCTCCAGGAGGGAGGTGAggtctgtggggggaggggaagggagcacACAGCTTGTGGGTTCTGCCAGAGTTTGGCAGGGCCGAGGGCGGATTGGGAGCAGATGCGTGTGTCTGGCTCTCCTGGGGACCCGGCACCAGGCGCCCTCTCCTGAGGGTCTCTCTCTGCGCCCACCACTTCCTGCTCTCCCACAGACGGAATGATTCCGGTGGCGGAGTTCAAACAGTTCGCGGAGCAGCAGCCCGCCTTCAAGGTGCTCAAACCTTGGTGGGACGTGCTCGCCGAGTACCTCACCGTGGCCATGCTCATGATCGGGGTGTTCGGCTGCACCCTCCAGgtaaggggcagggagggggcggggctggggcgggaCCTCtacggggcggggcctgggggatTCCGGAAGTCTTCTGTTACCATCTCTTAATTCTGGAGACTGCAAGTATGAAATCAAGGTATGGATAGGGTTGGTTCCCTCCGAAAGCTGTGAGGGAGACTGTGTTCCCAGCCTCTCTTCTAGACTCGGGGGGGCCTCAGGTATTCCTTGGTTTATAGATGACATTCTCCCTGTACCTTCAAAGCATCTTCCCCGAGGgtgcgtgtctgtgtccaaacttctcccttttataaggacaaagTCCGACTGGGTTAGGACCCACctcaatgacctcatcttaacttgattacatctgctcTGCAAAGGCTATTTTCAAACAAGGCAACAATCACAGCTAtttgggagttaggacttcaacctcTTTTCGAGGGGCACAAGTCAACCCAGCTCTTTTTTTCAGACAAAGTCTGATGCTCAGACTTTGTTGAGACTTTATGGACACTTCCAAAGTTGGGGAACACACTGGGGACAGCTGGGGGTTGACGGAGGCCTCTCTTTCCTTCAGGCTGCtttctcccctcccaccaccaccacaacctcCCAGGCCACCCCAGATCCTTCACCGTCTTTcaccctctcccccctccccaggtgaCACAGGACAAGATCATCTGCCTGCCCAGTCATGAACCCCGGGAGAACTTATCAGAGGCCCCGTGCCAGCAACTGCTGCCGCGGGGGGTCTCCGAGCACATGGGGGACCTCCGGGAGCTGAGCGGCCTTAAGAACAACCTGGACCTGCAGCAGTACAGTTTCATTAACCAGCTCTGCTACGAGACGGCCCTGCACTGGTATGCCAAGTACTTCCCTTACCTGGTTGTCATCCACACGCTCATCTTCATGGTCTGCACCAGCTTCTGGTTCAAGTTCCCCGGCACCAGCTCTAAGATCGAGCACTTCATCTCCATCCTTGGCAAGTGTTTTGACTCGCCGTGGACCACGCGGGCCCTGTCGGAGGTCTCTGGGGAGAACCACAAGGGCCCTGCTGGGCGGGCGACAGTGACCGTGGCGGCGGCAGCAGGGTCAGCGAAGGCAGGTGAGGGCGAGAAGGAGAAGGTGCTGGCAGAGCCCGAGAAGGTGGTGACAGAGCCACCGGCCGTCACCCTGCTGGACAAGAAGGAGGGCGAGCAGGCCAAAGCCCTGTTTGAGAAGGTCAAGAAATTCCGCGTGCACGTGGAAGAGGGGGACATCCTGTACACCATGTACATCCGGCAGACGGTGCTCAAGGTCTGCAAGTTCTTGGCCATCCTGGTCTACAACCTCGTCTATGTGGAGAAGATCAGGTTCCTGGTGGCCTGCAGGGTGGAGACCTCGGAGGTCACGGGCTATGCCAGCTTCTGCTGCAACCACACCAAGGCCCACCTCTTCTCCAAGCTGGCTTTCTGCTACATCTCCTTCGTGTGCGTCTACGGGATCACCTGCCTCTACACGCTGTACTGGCTTTTCCACCGGCCCCTCAAGGAGTACTCTTTCCGATCCGTGAGGGAGGAGACGGGCATGGGCGACATCCCTGACGTCAAGAATGACTTTGCTTTCATGCTGCACCTCATCGACCAGTATGACTCGCTCTACTCCAAGCGCTTTGCGGTCTTCCTCTCGGAGGTCAGTGAGAGCCGCCTGAAGCAGCTCAACCTCAACCATGAGTGGACAGCTGAGAAGCTGCGGCAGAAACTGCAGCGCAATGCCCAAGGCCGGCTCGAGCTGGCCCTCTGCATGCTCCCAGGGCTGCCGGACACGGTCTTCGAGCTCAGCGAGGTGGAGGCGCTGCGGCTGGAGGCCATCTGTGACATCACCTTCCCCCCAGGCCTCTTGCAACTGGTGCACCTGCAGGAGCTCAGCCTGCTCCACTCGCCCGCCAGGCTGCCCTTCTCCTCGCAGGTCTTCCTGAGGGACCGCCTGAAGGTCATCCGGGTCAAGTGTGAGGAGCTCCGCGAGGTACCCCTCTGGGTGTTCGGGCTTCGGGGCCTGGAGGAGCTGCACCTGGAGGGGCTCTTCCCCCCAGAGCTGGCCCGGGCGGCGACCCTCGAGAGCCTCCGGGAGCTGAAGCAGCTGAAGGTGCTGTCTCTGCGGAGCAATGCCAGCAAGGTACCCGCTAGTGTGACCGATGTGGCCGGCCACCTACAGCGACTCAGCCTGCACAACGACGGGGCCCGCCTGCTGGCGCTGAACAGCCTCAAGAAGCTGGCGGTGCTTCGGGAGCTGGAGCTGgtggcctgtgggctggagcGCATCCCCCATGCCGTCTTCAGCCTGGGTGCGCTGCAGGAACTGGACCTTAAAGACAACCACCTGCGGTCCATCGAGGAGATCCTCAGCTTCCAGCACTGCCGCAAGCTGGTCACGCTCCGGCTGTGGCACAACCAGATCGCCTACGTCCCCGAGCACGTGCGGAAGCTCCGGGGCCTCGAGCAGCTCTATCTCAGCCACAACAAGCTGGAGATGCTGCCCACCCAGCTTGGCATGTGCTACAGCCTCCGCCTGCTGGACGTCTCCCACAACGGGCTGCGCTCCCTGCCGGCTGAGCTGGGCCTCCTCCAGAACCTACAGCACCTGGCACTCTCCTACAACGCCCTGGAGTTTCTGCCTGATGAGCTCTTCTTCTGCCGCAAGTTGCGGACGCTGCTCCTTGGCTACAACCACCTGAGCCACCTCTCGCCACAGGTGGGGGCCCTCAGGGCCCTCAGCCGCCTGGAGCTCAAGGGCAACCGGCTGGAGGCGCTGCCAGAAGAACTCCGCAACTGTGGGGGGCTCAAGAAGGCAGGGCTTCTGGTGGAGGCCACCCTTTACGAGGGGCTGCCGCCCGAGGTGAGGGACAGGATGGAGGTGGAGTGAAGCCAAGGAGGGGCAGGTTGAGGTAGAGGCCTTCTGGGTGCTACCGCCCTGGAATCTCTGCCATTATCTTCAAGGGAGGTGGCCAAGTGGGCCCAGGCCAGGAGATGACGTGTCAGGCTGGTGGAGCCCAGACAAGATCCTGGGACTGGTTTGTCTGGGAGGCTATGGATTTGGGGTGGAACATCCTGGAGGGATTAACTCAGTCATAAGACTCTCAGACCAAAACCACACCTATGTCTTTGGCTGGCTGGCttgccccctgccctgggccagagCCGCTGCTCCCTgaaccccaccccagaccttctgGTTCAATCAATGTCACATATGGGGGTGTGGCTCATCCCAATGGGATTTCAACCCTCTCCCCATGACCAAAACAGCTTACATCTGGGGTTCTCTCCCAAGGAGGGGACACAGACACAAGGGACCagttcccccctccctcctccaactTTGATGTTAATCCCCTATTTATAAGTTGTTTGCTAAGGACACCTGAACTCAGAAAAATGGTTCTCATGTTTGACTAGGCATCAAAATCAACATCTCCAAAACAAAACATCCCAGGCCCCACCTCTGAAAGACTGACTCAGGAGGTTTGGCTGGAGGCCAGGAACTTTCCTGTAAATATATGCATCCCAGGTAATTCTGACACAGATGGTTCCAGGCCTGTGTGCTGGGAAATGGTGGCCTACAGAGTAGATATCTGGGTGTCTAGAGCAGAGATTCTGAACTTTTTTCAGATCCCTAGACGGTTTGAAAAATCTGATGAAAGCTGGGCACCTCCTTCTTCAGGAAAATGCTCACGTATACATACACGAAAAGTTCTGCAAACCACTCTGGGTAGTCTACAGATTCTTCCAGATTCCTGGGAGGGCTGATTAAGGACCTCCTCAGGATCGTGGACCCCAGGTTAAGAACACCTGCAGTGGAGGGTAC is a genomic window of Hippopotamus amphibius kiboko isolate mHipAmp2 chromosome 15, mHipAmp2.hap2, whole genome shotgun sequence containing:
- the LRRC8E gene encoding volume-regulated anion channel subunit LRRC8E isoform X1 → MIPVAEFKQFAEQQPAFKVLKPWWDVLAEYLTVAMLMIGVFGCTLQVTQDKIICLPSHEPRENLSEAPCQQLLPRGVSEHMGDLRELSGLKNNLDLQQYSFINQLCYETALHWYAKYFPYLVVIHTLIFMVCTSFWFKFPGTSSKIEHFISILGKCFDSPWTTRALSEVSGENHKGPAGRATVTVAAAAGSAKAGEGEKEKVLAEPEKVVTEPPAVTLLDKKEGEQAKALFEKVKKFRVHVEEGDILYTMYIRQTVLKVCKFLAILVYNLVYVEKIRFLVACRVETSEVTGYASFCCNHTKAHLFSKLAFCYISFVCVYGITCLYTLYWLFHRPLKEYSFRSVREETGMGDIPDVKNDFAFMLHLIDQYDSLYSKRFAVFLSEVSESRLKQLNLNHEWTAEKLRQKLQRNAQGRLELALCMLPGLPDTVFELSEVEALRLEAICDITFPPGLLQLVHLQELSLLHSPARLPFSSQVFLRDRLKVIRVKCEELREVPLWVFGLRGLEELHLEGLFPPELARAATLESLRELKQLKVLSLRSNASKVPASVTDVAGHLQRLSLHNDGARLLALNSLKKLAVLRELELVACGLERIPHAVFSLGALQELDLKDNHLRSIEEILSFQHCRKLVTLRLWHNQIAYVPEHVRKLRGLEQLYLSHNKLEMLPTQLGMCYSLRLLDVSHNGLRSLPAELGLLQNLQHLALSYNALEFLPDELFFCRKLRTLLLGYNHLSHLSPQVGALRALSRLELKGNRLEALPEELRNCGGLKKAGLLVEATLYEGLPPEVRDRMEVE
- the LRRC8E gene encoding volume-regulated anion channel subunit LRRC8E isoform X2; amino-acid sequence: MGDLRELSGLKNNLDLQQYSFINQLCYETALHWYAKYFPYLVVIHTLIFMVCTSFWFKFPGTSSKIEHFISILGKCFDSPWTTRALSEVSGENHKGPAGRATVTVAAAAGSAKAGEGEKEKVLAEPEKVVTEPPAVTLLDKKEGEQAKALFEKVKKFRVHVEEGDILYTMYIRQTVLKVCKFLAILVYNLVYVEKIRFLVACRVETSEVTGYASFCCNHTKAHLFSKLAFCYISFVCVYGITCLYTLYWLFHRPLKEYSFRSVREETGMGDIPDVKNDFAFMLHLIDQYDSLYSKRFAVFLSEVSESRLKQLNLNHEWTAEKLRQKLQRNAQGRLELALCMLPGLPDTVFELSEVEALRLEAICDITFPPGLLQLVHLQELSLLHSPARLPFSSQVFLRDRLKVIRVKCEELREVPLWVFGLRGLEELHLEGLFPPELARAATLESLRELKQLKVLSLRSNASKVPASVTDVAGHLQRLSLHNDGARLLALNSLKKLAVLRELELVACGLERIPHAVFSLGALQELDLKDNHLRSIEEILSFQHCRKLVTLRLWHNQIAYVPEHVRKLRGLEQLYLSHNKLEMLPTQLGMCYSLRLLDVSHNGLRSLPAELGLLQNLQHLALSYNALEFLPDELFFCRKLRTLLLGYNHLSHLSPQVGALRALSRLELKGNRLEALPEELRNCGGLKKAGLLVEATLYEGLPPEVRDRMEVE